The Labilibaculum sp. sequence ATTTCGGACGAATGCCTGATATCTCCTGAATCTGTTCCAACACTTCAACTTTCGAATTCGAAAAGTTATCGACTATGACTACCCCGAAGCCACTGTTCTGCAATTCAACAACGGTATGTGAACCAATAAAACCGGTGCCTCCGGTAACAAGGATTTGTTTGCTCATGTTTATATTATTTTTTACTATTGCTCTCTTTGCGACTTCTGTTTCAGCTTAAGGTCTTCGCGGTAAACAAGACCGTAAAAAGAAACATAATCGGACAACAAAGGAAACAATAAAATTTTAATTATTTGAATAAATACAGCAATCACCTGCATCTGAAAGGATACAAACAATAACTTCTTTCGTGATTTTAAACCAGCACTGTCCTATTTCTTTTTTGCATTGGGCCATCTGCCCAAACCCAACATCAATTCTTGTCTTGAAACAAGAAAGGAAGCAAAAAAATAAATGCTTCAGATCATCAACAAATTAACAATTGAAAGCAGCTTAGTCGTAAAATCAGCTCTTTTTGCTTAACTGGTCAAGATATTCGCTTGGTGTTATGCCTGTAAACTTCTTAAATATCCTGTAAAAAGAGGTTTTTGAATTGAATCCGCATTCTTCTGCAATGGCCAGCAAAGTGAAACCACGACTCTGAGGATCTTTCAAACGAATCTTTATTTCCTTTACTCTAAGAGAATTAACAAAATCATTAAAATTTACATGCAAAGCTTCCCGCAATGTGTTCGACAGATGTGTCTCACTCCACCCTATCTGATTTGCCAACTGTCCTTTCGTTAAGCGTTTATCCTTATACAGGGCTTTTTGATCCATAAAATCATTCAATTCTTTCGCCAATCGGGCCCATTCACTATTCGGCTGAATCCGTAAAGAATCAGCCGGCACATCTTTTTTTCCGCCTGTCGTTTTTTTATGTTTCCCTGACCTGCCTCCGGAGCTTCGCTTTTTCACCCAAACAAAATACAATACCAATGCTGTAACAAGCAGTAAAAAACCGTAAAAAAGCCATGTATACTGTTCCCAATTTCGCGTTACATGAATTCTTACAACTTTTGGCGTTTCGTTCCATTTTAAATGATTGTTGGAAACAAGTACCTCCAACTTATAGTCTCCCACTTTCAGCTTTGGGACCTGAATTTCGTGCACTCCCGACGCTAAGCTTGTCCAGGCTGAATCCAGGGATGCGATCCGATATCGAAACCTGTTTTTACCGGGCTCAATAAAAGACATTGCCGCCAATTCAACTACCAGGTTCTGAGCGGTATTTTTAATCTCTACACTCAGTTCATTTTTCTGTGCATCTTTGTAATTGGCAATGGGATAGATACCTTGAGCAGAAGAAATTTGAGTAAAACAAAGCTCAGGGATGTACTCATTGAATACCAAATGATAAGGATTGAAACTATTTAAACCATTATTTCCTCCAAAGCACATGATCTCTTTGCCATCGGAACAAGCCACCTTGTATTCAAAAATATTAGCCTGCAAACCATCCTCCTGACTAAAATTGGCCATTTGACTGTTCTCCACATCAAAACAACACAGTCCGTTATTGGTGCCCAACCACAATCTGTTCAGTGAATCCTGCTGAATACTCAAAATCACATCACCGGGCAAACCATTCTCTTTGCCAAAGCTTGTAAACGAATTGGTGGCTTCATTAAACAAGTTTAACCCATTTCCTGTTCCAATCCACAGCTGTTCCTTCCTGTCCTGAAAAACAGCATAAATTCGATTGTTGCTGATACTCCCCGCTTCCTGGTTCTGCTGATAGGTAATAAATTTTTCCTGTCCCTTCACCAAACGCCCCAAACCTTTTAAATGACTGCCAACCCACACGTCACCATTTTTTGTTTGGTGAAGCACTTTTAAATTGGTGCTGTTTAAGTTGTTCTCCTCTTCGGTAAACAATTGCGTTTTGTGCTGCTTCGGATTCCACTTCCAAAGGCCTTTATCTATTTCGGAAAACCAATAATTTCCATCCTGATCTTCCATGATCTCAAAGACACCCTTGCTAAAGTTAATTTCTCCGCCGGCAGTAAATGGTTCGAATCTGTCTTTTCCCTTATTGTACTTCAGCACCCCGCCATCGGTGCCAAAAAAAACATTTCCTTTTGAATCAACACAGGCGGTGCGAACGGCGTTCAATTTTTGCCGGTTCTTACTCCCTTTTTCTATTTTGTAGGATGTAAAACCTTTGGTTTCAGGATCAAAACAATTGATTCCATCCATTAAAGTGCCGATCCAAATCTTAGCATCGGGATGAGCTGCGGCTGCCCTAAGAGTGTTATCTACCAATGAATTCTTATCGTCAGGAATATTTTGGTAGAGATCAAAAACAAACTTAGTGGGGGCAAAATAATTTACTCCCTGCATTGTAGCTACCCAAAAACTCCCCGATTTTTCGGAAAGAAATGACAAAATCGTATTGCTGGAAATAGATCCGGGATGCAATGGATGCTTTTGATAATGCCTGAATTCTTCGGTTTCCCTGTTAAAACAATCCAAACCCTTCTTGGTTCCGATCCATAAATTGTGACCCTGATCTTCGCCGACAGCTGTCACGAAATTATCTGATAAACTAAGGGAGTTCTCTTCTGAATTTCTGAATACTTTAACAGTTCCCAATTCGGAATTGTATCGATTCAAGCCATTCACCGTTGCAATCCACATCACTCCCCCGTGATCTTTAAAAAGAGCTTCTACAAAATTGGAACTTAACTCCCCCTTTCTTTCCCGATGATTTAGAATTTGTTTCTTTTTCCGGGCAATATCCAAAATGCTAATGCCGTTGCCGGCAGTTGCGATCCACAGTTTTCCATCAGCGGCAAAACACAGATCATTGATGATCCGCTCTCCCTTCGTATATTTTATCGTTTTACTTGTAAAAGGAAAATGCGGGTATTGAACAAACCTGTTTTCTTTTGAATTGAATTGATACAATCCATTTCGGGTTCCTGCCCAAATCGTGTTATCCTCTCCAACAACAATATCATTCACATACAAACTTTGATCTCCTTTTTCCTCATATGGCAGCAAAAAATGCTTTATTTCTTCAGAATAAGGATCCAGTTTCAAAATTCCGTTTGGTGTCCCGATCCAAATCTTTCCATTCTTATCCTCACAGATCGAATTGATTCTTTGATGGGCAATTTTATCCTTATAAATATCAGGCAAAGAGTAAGTTTTCATTTTATATCCGTCAAAACGATTGATTCCCTCTTTGGTGCCTAACCAAATAAAGCCTCTTGAATCCTGAAGCATCGAATAAACAACATTGGAATTCAATCCTGACTTTACATTCAGTTTTTGAAAGCGCAACGGCTCATTTTGTGCTTTTGCATGGCACACAAACAGAATTAAAATGAATATTAAAACGGATTTACAAGCTTTCATTTCCTTTTAAACGATCTTAAATTTTATTCACTTTTAAATAGCATCCTAAAATTAACATTTCCTTATTTACCTATCAATTGAACTTTTATAATCGTACAAAATTGCCCCCTAAAGTAACTAAACCTCAGAGAGCAATTTTCCCAAATGAATGATAATTGCCAAACGGCACTTATACATCTTACTGATAATATGATCTTATATCAGAACACCTATGTCTAAACATTGCTGCTCTGCTTAGCTCTTTTCACTCAAACTCTTTCTTCTGCGAAGCGCCTCCAGATAATAGTAATCTGCATATATTAAAGCAACATCAATTTCATTCCCTTGTGGTTTTGCTCCCGTACTGTGCAATAAAAATGCATCGTTCACATTTTTTGCCGAATAAGCCGGCGATGCCAGAGAATTAAGAATTGCATCAGCCGCGGCACGATATCTTTTCTGTAATTCGGTTGTTTTCACCAAACTACTTAATTCAATCAAACCTGAAGCAGCTATTGCAGCTGCCGAAGCATCGCGGGATTCTCCTTTTTTCCCTGTTAAACTAAAATCCCAGTAAGGAATGTAATCTTCAGGCAAACCTGCAATGTAACGCTCAGACACTTTCTTTGCAAAATCGAGAAATTTCGGATCGCCTGTTTCGCGGTACACCATGCTGTAACCATAAACGGCCCATGCTTGTCCTCTGGCCCAAACGCTTTCGTCGGCATACCCCTGCGAGGTATTCTTATTTCGAACCGCTCCTGTATTCTCATCATACTCTACCACATGATAACAGGAAAAATCATCTCTAAAATGGTTTGCCATAGTTGTTTCAGCATGCTTCACGGCAATATCCCTGTAAACAGGATCTCCGGTCTCTTTTGATGCCCAAAACAAAAGTTCCAGATTCAGCATATTATCTATGATGGTAATGTGCTCTTTCCATTGCGGGTGCAACTCGTTCGACCATGATTTAATGGTTCCCACTTTTGGATTAAAACGGGTAATCAGAGATTTTGCAGACTGAATCAATACATCCCGGTATTCCTTTTTACCGGTTAAACGATATGCCTGCCCGTAAGAACAGTACATCATAAAACCAATATCATGATGTTCCTTATTGTATTTGTAAGGCTCCAATGGTAATGTCCGCTTCAAAGCCTCCTCTTTCCAATACTCTTTATGAGTAATATCGTACATCTGCCAAAGTATACCCGGGTAAAAACCTACTGTCCATACCAAAACATCATTCTTAGGCATTTCCCAATGCGTATCGCCGCTTTCTATCAAACGGGGATGTGTGTTGTAATCGGTATGACCAGCTGCAGATTTTTTCAACTGCTCTTCGCAAAATTGAAATTGTTCTTCCAGATTAAAGCCAAGGCTTTCCTGAAATATCAGATTCTCCTTTTTTTCGGCAACAGATTGATTGGTCTTGGCAGACTTATCCATAAAATCACACGAGGGAATCAAAATTAGTCCCATTCCCACAGCTAACAGACTAAGGAATCTATTCGGAATTTGTAACATTCTACTCATTATTTGGCAAGCGAAAATCCATTCCCAGCAAAATTGAAGGGAATGAATATCGATTGTTAAATTATATTTGTACTGAACACTTAGAAACTAGAAATGAATTTACTCACCACTATTCCAGGCTGCAGATTGATCTAATAATTGATTGATAGTTACTTCTTTTAACGGAATGGGAAGCAAATTGTGCTTTTCTTCAATATTATCGCATTGGCGGTAATACCATGAAGAAGAAGCAATACCATAACTTAACATGTCCTGTCTCAACACTTCCATATTAGTCAACAGTCTACCCCAGCGAATCAAATCATGTTTACGAATTCCTTCGAAACAAAATTCACGCATTCTTTCGTCCATCAATTCTGCAAAGAAATCCTCTTGCGAAGCAACCAATGCCGGATCAATATCCGCCAATCCCGCACGATTTCTTACGGCATTCAAATAAGGAATTGCTTCACCGGTTCTGGTCAATTCATTTAAGGCTTCCGCTTTCATCAACAGGATGTCGGAATAACGCAGGTAAGGATAATTGATTCCGGTAAAGTTCTTATCAATGGCTCCTGTTTCAAGAATCTTATATCCAAAAGTTCCATCACCATTGTCTACTTTGTCAACACGACGGAATTTTCCCGGATACCAATTCGTTTTATTGCTTTCCTTTAGTACAATCACTTTTCCTTTGTTGTCCACTTTCCAATCGGCGATACTCCACTCATAACGATTGTCATTAGCGGCATCAAATTTATCAATCATTGTAATGGTTGGATAATAAAAGGCATAAGCATACGGATTGGAATTTCCGTTTGCATCGGCATTGGGAAGAGCAATTGCCACTCCGTTTAAGTTTCCGATACGGCCATCTTCTCTGATTCCCTGAGGACGAAGATTTCCAAACTGAATCTCAAAAATCACTTCTTTGTCATCATTCTTATCGGTTATCTCGTTTAAAAACACCTGCTTGTAGCTTGGCAGCAGTTCATGATAACCTGTATTGATCACCGAATCGCAATGGTTAAGTGCCAACAGATAAGCATCGTGCTGCTGAAGAGGTTTCCCTGCCATGGTCATATAAACACGTGCCAGCAAACCATGAGCGGCAGTGCGTGTAGCATGTCCGTACTGTGCTTCCGCAGGATTGGGTAAATTCTGAGATGCAATTTCCAAATCCTCTATGATGAATTCATACACTTCTGACGCAGGTGTTTTTGCTATATTATTAGCTGCACCTCCTTCGGTAACAGGCTTTTTACGCAAAGGCACATCACCCCATAAACGAACCAAATCGAAATAATAAAAAGCTCTCAGGAAATGTGCTTCTGCCAATAATTTTGTTTTAGTTCCTTCTTCGATATCAGCATCTTTTAATCTTGCTAAAAAGTAGTTCGCAGAATTAATTCCTTTGTACAAAGTCATCCATGCCTTCTCGATATTGTAAGTGCTGGAATTATTCATATACAAAGCAACGGCCCAGCTTACATTGGTTCTATTATATACCGCCTCGTCTGTTCCGTTTGTGAAATTCATCGACAAAAGACTGCCATACAAAGCATCACTGGCAATATCACTATATACAGCAGTAAGAGCCAGACGTGCTTCTTCTTCTGTTTTGTAAAACGTCTCAGGACTAATCGATGAGAAAGGCTCCTGATCTAATTCGTCATGGCATGATGTTAGTCCTAAAATCAATATAGACAGACTAAGCATCCAGGTTATATTTATTTTCATTTTCTTCTGTTTTGGGAGACAAAGGATAAAAACAACTCCTTTGTCTCTTGTTTCTTACACTATATTATTTGTGCAATGCAAATGCTTTTGATTAAAATCCCAATTCAACACCAAAAGTTACGGTCGAACTGATCGGGTAAGCAGAATAATCCAATCCTGGAGTCAGCGCACCATATTTACCAACTGAAACCTCCGGATCGAATCCTGTGTACTTCGTCCAGGTAAACAGGTTTTGTCCTGATGCATACACACGTGCTTTGTTGAACATTGTTTTTTTCAACAAATTCTTATTGAAATTATATCCCAGACTTACTGTCTTCAATCTGATGAATGATCCATCCTCTACAATACTGGTTGAAACCAAATTACCTGCAGCAGGACCTCCGAGAATATTATTCTCTCCACGAATAATATGAATATCATTTGTTGGATTATTAGGAGTATAACGATCAGCAACTGAGGCATAATAATTATAGTTGGATCTTAGCTCAGGATTTTCGAAATCAATACGGTTTGCATTCAACACATCATTGCCGTATGACCACTGAAAGAAGATCGATAGATCAAATCCTTTGTAACTGAAGTTATTGGTGATACCTCCAAAGTGCTTTGGCAGTGGATTACCAATTACAGTCCGGTCTTTCTCATTGATGGTTCCATCATGATTCAAATCTTTAAACTTAACTGCTCCTGGAATAACCTGCTTATTTCCATTGTCAGCAATTCCGTCTTTCAACACATAACCAGTACCATTTTCGTAGTTAAAATCATCAACCTGATACAATCCTTCAGAAATCAAACCATAAATCTGACCAACCGGCTGTCCTACTCTGGTTAAGTATTCGTATTCGGAATATTTGAAATAATAATCAGCATTCCAAGGCAAATCTGCCTGACCATCATTTAAAGCAATACATTTATTTCTGTTGAAGGAGATGTTGAATGATGTGCTCCACTTAAAGTTCTCATTTTCGATATTACGGGATGTAAAACCAAATTCAAGTCCTTTGTTCTCAACCTCTCCAATATTTCTCCATGCACTGTTAAATCCTGTACTTGGTGCAAGATCTGCATTGATCAGCAAATCTTTAGTATTCTTCTTGTATAAATCCAAAGTAAGACTCAAACGGTCATTAAAGAATGAAGCATCCATACCAAGATTGTATTGTGTAGTGGTTTCCCATTTCAGATTTTTATCAGCTACATTTTGATGTTCTACACCTTTCTGATAGCTGCCTCCAAACTCATAACCGCTGTATTCACTAACACCCATCTGAGAAAAAGCACTGTAATCACCTACCTTATTGTTTCCTGTCTCACCCCAACCTGCTCTCAACTTAAGATTAGAGAAGAAATTTAAATCCTTAATGAATGACTCCTCAATCAATCTCCATCCTAAGGAAACAGCAGGAAAATAACCCCATTTGTTATCTCCAAGGAAACGTGAAGAACCATCGGCACGCATTGTAGCAGTAAATAAATACTTCTCTCTGAAAGTATAATCCAAACGGGAAAAGTAAGAGATAATTGTACTTTTGCCTTTATAAGATACAGGCAGCAAAGGTGCTGTACCTAACTCCAATCCGTCAATTCCAAGACTTCCAATTGGCATTAATGTATTTGCTGATTCAAAAGAATCATACGTTTTTGATGACATTTCCTGACCAATTAAAGCATCAAATTTATGCCCGCCCGAAAGTGACTTTTTATAATTCAACACATTTGAAGAAGACAGGATATAATAACGGCGATCTGTTAGTCTGCCGTTAATTCCTTTTATTCCGTATGTTCCTTCGTAAGTATCCTTGCCCTGAAACAATGATTCACGACGCTGATCGGTAACATATCCGCCATTCATGCGCAAAGTCAACCC is a genomic window containing:
- a CDS encoding two-component regulator propeller domain-containing protein; amino-acid sequence: MKACKSVLIFILILFVCHAKAQNEPLRFQKLNVKSGLNSNVVYSMLQDSRGFIWLGTKEGINRFDGYKMKTYSLPDIYKDKIAHQRINSICEDKNGKIWIGTPNGILKLDPYSEEIKHFLLPYEEKGDQSLYVNDIVVGEDNTIWAGTRNGLYQFNSKENRFVQYPHFPFTSKTIKYTKGERIINDLCFAADGKLWIATAGNGISILDIARKKKQILNHRERKGELSSNFVEALFKDHGGVMWIATVNGLNRYNSELGTVKVFRNSEENSLSLSDNFVTAVGEDQGHNLWIGTKKGLDCFNRETEEFRHYQKHPLHPGSISSNTILSFLSEKSGSFWVATMQGVNYFAPTKFVFDLYQNIPDDKNSLVDNTLRAAAAHPDAKIWIGTLMDGINCFDPETKGFTSYKIEKGSKNRQKLNAVRTACVDSKGNVFFGTDGGVLKYNKGKDRFEPFTAGGEINFSKGVFEIMEDQDGNYWFSEIDKGLWKWNPKQHKTQLFTEEENNLNSTNLKVLHQTKNGDVWVGSHLKGLGRLVKGQEKFITYQQNQEAGSISNNRIYAVFQDRKEQLWIGTGNGLNLFNEATNSFTSFGKENGLPGDVILSIQQDSLNRLWLGTNNGLCCFDVENSQMANFSQEDGLQANIFEYKVACSDGKEIMCFGGNNGLNSFNPYHLVFNEYIPELCFTQISSAQGIYPIANYKDAQKNELSVEIKNTAQNLVVELAAMSFIEPGKNRFRYRIASLDSAWTSLASGVHEIQVPKLKVGDYKLEVLVSNNHLKWNETPKVVRIHVTRNWEQYTWLFYGFLLLVTALVLYFVWVKKRSSGGRSGKHKKTTGGKKDVPADSLRIQPNSEWARLAKELNDFMDQKALYKDKRLTKGQLANQIGWSETHLSNTLREALHVNFNDFVNSLRVKEIKIRLKDPQSRGFTLLAIAEECGFNSKTSFYRIFKKFTGITPSEYLDQLSKKS
- a CDS encoding glycoside hydrolase family 88 protein, giving the protein MLQIPNRFLSLLAVGMGLILIPSCDFMDKSAKTNQSVAEKKENLIFQESLGFNLEEQFQFCEEQLKKSAAGHTDYNTHPRLIESGDTHWEMPKNDVLVWTVGFYPGILWQMYDITHKEYWKEEALKRTLPLEPYKYNKEHHDIGFMMYCSYGQAYRLTGKKEYRDVLIQSAKSLITRFNPKVGTIKSWSNELHPQWKEHITIIDNMLNLELLFWASKETGDPVYRDIAVKHAETTMANHFRDDFSCYHVVEYDENTGAVRNKNTSQGYADESVWARGQAWAVYGYSMVYRETGDPKFLDFAKKVSERYIAGLPEDYIPYWDFSLTGKKGESRDASAAAIAASGLIELSSLVKTTELQKRYRAAADAILNSLASPAYSAKNVNDAFLLHSTGAKPQGNEIDVALIYADYYYLEALRRRKSLSEKS
- a CDS encoding RagB/SusD family nutrient uptake outer membrane protein produces the protein MKINITWMLSLSILILGLTSCHDELDQEPFSSISPETFYKTEEEARLALTAVYSDIASDALYGSLLSMNFTNGTDEAVYNRTNVSWAVALYMNNSSTYNIEKAWMTLYKGINSANYFLARLKDADIEEGTKTKLLAEAHFLRAFYYFDLVRLWGDVPLRKKPVTEGGAANNIAKTPASEVYEFIIEDLEIASQNLPNPAEAQYGHATRTAAHGLLARVYMTMAGKPLQQHDAYLLALNHCDSVINTGYHELLPSYKQVFLNEITDKNDDKEVIFEIQFGNLRPQGIREDGRIGNLNGVAIALPNADANGNSNPYAYAFYYPTITMIDKFDAANDNRYEWSIADWKVDNKGKVIVLKESNKTNWYPGKFRRVDKVDNGDGTFGYKILETGAIDKNFTGINYPYLRYSDILLMKAEALNELTRTGEAIPYLNAVRNRAGLADIDPALVASQEDFFAELMDERMREFCFEGIRKHDLIRWGRLLTNMEVLRQDMLSYGIASSSWYYRQCDNIEEKHNLLPIPLKEVTINQLLDQSAAWNSGE
- a CDS encoding TonB-dependent receptor; amino-acid sequence: MRNAVQYLLVLVLAFTTSLSYAQGKLISGTVLDDTGMELPGVSILEKGTTNGTVTSIDGKFQINVGKNAVIVVSFIGFETQQITIGDKTNLDIVMASDMQQLDQVVVVGYAKKNIKDVTGAIVSVKAEELAKSPVANFDQALAGRMAGVQVMASDGTPGSGMQIVIRGGNSVTGDNSPLYVIDGIPMENFDAGTINTGDIESFDVLKDASATAIYGSRGANGVVIINTKGGKAGPTRINVRSSVGVQWVPNRVDVMGAYDFVKLQEEVAVGQGGSYLESFKEHWVDPELYRDAKSTNWQDKIFREAIIQNHNVSMSGGNEKTKHYASLDFMNQEGTMIHTGYKKYNGSLKLNHNLTDKIKIGFNVNYSHIKQEGETVSGSNRVSILKDAISFRPVDPVNDDGMEGGVDPDDRNNLRFNPVKTLANTDRIKELDVFRSSITADFELVKGLTLRMNGGYVTDQRRESLFQGKDTYEGTYGIKGINGRLTDRRYYILSSSNVLNYKKSLSGGHKFDALIGQEMSSKTYDSFESANTLMPIGSLGIDGLELGTAPLLPVSYKGKSTIISYFSRLDYTFREKYLFTATMRADGSSRFLGDNKWGYFPAVSLGWRLIEESFIKDLNFFSNLKLRAGWGETGNNKVGDYSAFSQMGVSEYSGYEFGGSYQKGVEHQNVADKNLKWETTTQYNLGMDASFFNDRLSLTLDLYKKNTKDLLINADLAPSTGFNSAWRNIGEVENKGLEFGFTSRNIENENFKWSTSFNISFNRNKCIALNDGQADLPWNADYYFKYSEYEYLTRVGQPVGQIYGLISEGLYQVDDFNYENGTGYVLKDGIADNGNKQVIPGAVKFKDLNHDGTINEKDRTVIGNPLPKHFGGITNNFSYKGFDLSIFFQWSYGNDVLNANRIDFENPELRSNYNYYASVADRYTPNNPTNDIHIIRGENNILGGPAAGNLVSTSIVEDGSFIRLKTVSLGYNFNKNLLKKTMFNKARVYASGQNLFTWTKYTGFDPEVSVGKYGALTPGLDYSAYPISSTVTFGVELGF